From Daucus carota subsp. sativus chromosome 6, DH1 v3.0, whole genome shotgun sequence, the proteins below share one genomic window:
- the LOC108225822 gene encoding uncharacterized protein LOC108225822 produces MATVPIDPCQNPSSPFYLHPSDNPGMKLVSVQFDGRNYNDWKRSMMISLSAKNKLGFIDGTIAKPAITIHCKAWEHCNSMMTSWLLGFLDQELARSVLYFTFAKEIWDNLAERFGQASGTTMFALLQALHDTKQGTDSVSSYFTKMKMLWDQIDSVDPLPSCGSCDCDGRKLVKSQDDRRLIDFLMKLNEGFDILRGSILIMSPLPTIAHVYKLLIQEENHKKLTNPGSASNPGSASNTKEIMAFAANRNKFQGSQSFHKNTPMDQNGRYNNYYCEHCKMAGHTIQRCYKIHGYPANYKTDRMGERKVAANSQLDTEQSTADMGSMTFTPSQYQQLIQLLGKEKNDDSTDNYVHQLKLAFVAGTFCLLSAVGTN; encoded by the coding sequence ATGGCTACTGTGCCGATTGATCCTTGTCAAAATCCAAGTTCTCCATTCTATTTGCATCCTTCTGATAATCCTGGCAtgaaattagtatctgttcaaTTTGATGGAAGAAATTATAATGATTGGAAGCGTTCTATGATGATTAGTTTATCTGCTAAGAACAAATTAGGTTTCATTGATGGTACTATAGCAAAACCTGCAATTACTATTCATTGTAAAGCTTGGGAGCATTGTAATAGTATGATGACTTCTTGGTTACTTGGATTTCTGGATCAAGAATTGGCACgaagtgtgttgtattttacATTTGCAAAAGAAATCTGGGATAATCTTGCTGAAAGATTTGGTCAAGCATCTGGCACTACTATGTTTGCTCTTCTTCAAGCACTTCATGATACAAAACAGGGCACTGATAGCGTTTCTAGCTATTTCACAAAAATGAAAATGCTATGGGATCAAATTGACTCTGTTGATCCCTTACCATCATGTGGAAGTTGTGATTGTGATGGACGCAAGTTGGTTAAATCACAGGATGATAGAAGATTGATTGATTTCTTGATGAAGCTAAATGAAGGTTTTGATATACTTAGAGGAAGTATTTTGATCATGAGCCCCTTACCCACAATTGCACATGTTTACAAACTTCTCATCCAAGAAGAAAACCACAAGAAGTTGACTAATCCTGGATCTGCTAGTAATCCTGGATCTGCTAGTAACACTAAAGAGATAATGGCTTTTGCAGCAAATAGAAACAAGTTTCAGGGATCACAATCATTCCACAAGAATACACCCATGGACCAAAACGGCAGATACAACAATTACTACTGTGAACATTGCAAGATGGCTGGACATACTATTCAGAGATGTTACAAAATTCATGGTTACCCAGCAAACTACAAGACTGATAGAATGGGAGAGAGAAAGGTCGCTGCTAATTCTCAGCTTGACACAGAGCAATCAACTGCAGATATGGGATCTATGACGTTTACACCTTCTCAATATCAACAATTAATTCAACTACTGGGGAAAGAAAAGAATGATGATTCTACAGACAATTATGTTCATCAACTGAAATTAGCTTTTGTGGCAGGTACATTCTGTTTACTCTCTGCTGTAGGCACTAATTAG
- the LOC108227857 gene encoding alanine--tRNA ligase, chloroplastic/mitochondrial, translating to MMNEGLRVLSHSLPPPPLHRSSRINGRHHLCLPFLNFHPTPFHLSHSSGSLLLGNSVTMGTHEKQSKPRTVSATIQPTTGEVVAESQDVSTSGDSIRRRFLEFYASRGHRVLPSSSLVPDDPTVLLTIAGMLQFKPIFLGQVPREVPRAATSQKCIRTNDIENVGRTSRHQTFFEMLGNFSFGDYFKKEAIRWAWELSTLEFGLPSERLWISVFEEDDEAFTIWHDEIGVPVHRIKRMGEEDNFWSSGITGPCGPCSEIYYDFHPEKGYTDTDLNDDTRFIEFYNLVFMQYNKKEDGSLEPLKQRNIDTGLGLERMARILQKVPNNYETDLIFPIIEKASEMANVRYALADDPTKTKLKIIGDHLRAIVYLISDGVIPSNIGRGYIVRRLIRRVVRTGRLLGIKGDGAGNLDGAMLPVLAEIVIDLSPQIDIDVKSRSPRILEELKREELRFILTLERGEKLLEQMLANASASAQETSTVPYLSGKDAFILYDTYGFPVEITMEVAAERGVSIDMEAFDSEMENQRRQSQAAHSTVKLTVENGADQTKNIPDTEFLGYEYLSAKAVVEGLLINGSSVLQVSEGNEVDILLNRTPFYAESGGQIGDQGFLYVTDAENHQKAVVEIKDVQRSLGNIFVHKGSIREGIIEVGKEVEAAVDKNMRQRSKVHHTATHLLQAALKKVIGQETSQAGSLVAFDRLRFDFNFNRPLLENEVMEIENLINGWIGDASLLQTKVMPIVDAKRAGAIAMFGEKYGDQVRVVEVPGVSMELCGGTHVSNTAEIRGFKIISEQGIASGIRRIEAVAGEAFIEYVSARDNYMKQLCSTLKVKAEEVTTRVDALLEELRNTKNEVSEVRSKAAVDKASVIASKAFTVGNSKIRVLVECMDDVDADSLKSAAEYIVDTLQDPAAVILGSCPGEGKVSLVAAFTPGVVNLGLQAGKFIGPIAKICGGGGGGRPNFAQAGGRKPENLSSALEKARSDLLSVLSEKTG from the exons atGATGAATGAAGGCTTAAGGGTATTATCACACTctcttcctcctcctcctctgCATAGAAGCTCAAGAATTAATGGCAGACACCACCTTTGCCTTccttttctcaatttccatcCCACGCCTTTCCATCTTTCACATTCTAGTG GTAGCTTGCTCCTCGGAAATTCTGTTACAATGGGGACACATGAGAAACAGTCCAAACCAAGAACTGTATCAG CAACTATACAACCTACGACTGGAGAAGTAGTGGCTGAGTCTCAGGATGTCTCCACAAGTGGGGATTCCATTCGACGACGATTCCTTGAATTTTATGCTTCACGTGGCCATCGGGTGCTTCCAAGCTCTTCTCTTGTACCAGATGATCCTACAGTTCTCCTGACCATTGCTGGGATGCTTCAATTTAAACCTATATTCCTTGGACAG GTGCCTAGAGAAGTACCCCGTGCTGCTACATCTCAGAAGTGTATTCGCACAAATGACATTGAGAATGTTGGTCGAACATCTCGACATCAGACTTTTTTTGAGATGCTTGGAAATTTCAGTTTTGGAGACTACTTCAAGAAAGAAGCAATCAGATGGGCATGGGAACTATCAACCTTAGA ATTTGGATTGCCATCCGAGCGATTGTGGATTAGTGTttttgaagaagatgatgaagctTTTACAATATGGCATGATGAG ATAGGTGTTCCTGTGCATCGTATAAAGAGAATGGGTGAAGAGGACAACTTTTGGTCAAGTGGAATAACTGGTCCTTGTGGTCCATGCTCTGAGATTTATTATGATTTCCATCCTGAGAAAGGATATACAGATACC GACCTTAATGATGATACCAGATTTATAGAGTTCTACAATCTTGTTTTCATGCAATACAATAAAAAAGAGGATGGTTCACTTGAACCCTTGAAGCAGAGGAATATAGATACTGGTTTGGGTTTGGAGCGCATGGCCCGTATCCTGCAAAAG GTTCCAAACAATTATGAAACTGACTTGATTTTTCCAATTATAGAGAAGGCCTCAGAAATGGCAAATGTCCGTTATGCACTTGCAGATGACCCTACAAAAACAAAGTTGAAA ATAATTGGTGATCACCTGCGAGCAATTGTTTATCTTATATCAGACGGAGTAATCCCGTCTAACATTGGTAGAGGTTATATAGTTAGACGGTTGATCAGAAGAGTTGTTCGTACAGGTAGGTTGCTTGGCATAAAGGGTGATGGAGCAGGAAACCTAGATGGAGCGATGTTGCCAGTACTTGCTGAAATAGTTATCGATTTGAGCCCTCAAATAGATATAGATGTAAAATCAAGATCACCCCGCATCCTTGAGGAATTAAAAAGGGAAGAATTACGATTTATACTGACATTGGAGAGAGGTGAAAAACTTCTTGAGCAAATGCTAGCAAATGCATCAGCAAGTGCTCAGGAAACTAGCACCGTTCCTTATTTGTCAGGAAAGGATGCCTTTATTTTGTATGACACCTATGGATTTCCTGTGGAGATAACTATGGAAGTTGCTGCTGAACGTGGAGTGAGTATAGACATGGAAGCTTTTGATTCTGAAATGGAGAACCAAAGACGCCAATCTCAGGCTGCACATAGTACTGTCAAACTTACTGTTGAAAATGGAGCAGATCAAACAAAAAATATCCCTGACACTGAGTTTCTAGGTTATGAGTATCTTTCTGCTAAAGCTGTGGTTGAAGGTCTTCTGATAAATGGGAGCTCAGTTTTACAGGTTTCTGAAGGAAATGAAGTTGACATCTTACTGAACAGGACACCATTCTATGCCGAATCAGGTGGTCAAATTGGAGATCAAGGGTTTTTGTATGTTACTGATGCTGAAAATCATCAGAAAGCTGTCGTAGAGATAAAGGACGTGCAAAGATCCCttggtaatatatttgttcataaAGGCAGTATTAGGGAAGGAATTATAGAGGTTGGCAAAGAGGTTGAAGCTGCCGTAGATAAAAACATGAGGCAGCGATCTAAG GTTCATCATACTGCCACTCATTTGTTGCAAGCAGCACTTAAAAAAGTAATTGGCCAGGAAACATCACAAGCTGGTTCTTTAGTAGCTTTTGATCGTCTTAGATTTGATTTCAACTTTAACAGACCTCTACTGGAGAATGAGGTTATGGAGATTGAAAACCTAATTAATGGATGGATTGGTGATGCATCACTTCTTCAAACTAAAGTAATGCCTATAGTAGATGCCAAAAGAGCTGGAGCTATTGCAATGTTTGGAGAAAAATATGGAGATCAG GTACGGGTTGTAGAGGTTCCAGGTGTATCTATGGAACTCTGTGGTGGTACCCATGTCAGCAATACAGCTGAAATACGTGGCTTCAAGATAATCTCAGAACAGGGAATTGCTTCTGGTATCAGGCGGATTGAAGCTGTTGCTGGTGAAGCTTTTATCGAGTATGTCAGTGCCAGAGATAACTACATGAAGCAGCTTTGCTCCACTCTCAAA GTAAAAGCTGAAGAGGTAACTACTAGGGTTGATGCACTTCTTGAAGAATTAAGAAATACAAAGAATGAAGTTTCAGAAGTACGTAGCAAAGCAGCAGTTGACAAAGCATCAGTGATTGCAAGCAAGGCATTTACTGTAGGAAATTCGAAGATCAG GGTACTAGTTGAGTGCATGGATGATGTTGATGCGGATTCACTGAAGAGTGCTGCAGAATATATTGTGGATACATTACAAGATCCAGCAGCTGTGATTTTGGGTTCATGTCCAGGTGAAGGGAAGGTGAGTTTAGTCGCTGCATTCACTCCAGGGGTTGTTAATTTGGGACTACAAGCAGGGAAGTTTATAGGACCAATAGCTAAAATAtgtggtggaggtggaggtggcaGGCCTAATTTTGCGCAAGCAGGTGGAAGAAAGCCTGAGAATTTGTCAAGTGCACTTGAGAAAGCCCGTTCTGACCTTCTCTCAGTTTTGTCTGAGAAAACAGGCTGA
- the LOC108225018 gene encoding uncharacterized protein LOC108225018, which produces MVMFRTRFLSYSLLSYNLRQVNPSQHQRWISSTSPLNQSWINKIKGVITGKKNDDPSQSVKAESFTLLRFADELRNARRLGTFKKYMVGRSSEATYADAFEKQEAIIRFLGVCDPTGENLLKSQKQAAAKHCNCTIADVENALSKFTWAKEAQKKIEKLKAEGKPLPTSMAEVQKLMGSTPLDLAQSNLAKSGAISRNALCPCGSKKRYKRCCGKD; this is translated from the exons ATGGTTATGTTTCGAACTCGATTCTTGTCTTACTCATTATTATCTTACAATCTCCGTCAAGTGAATCCATCACAACATCAGCGTTGGATCTCATCCACAAGCCCATTAAATCAATCATGGATAAACAAGATCAAAGGGGTCATTACTGGGAAAAAAAATGATGACCCATCTCAATCAGTCAAAGCTGAATCATTCACACTGCTTA GGTTTGCGGATGAATTGAGGAATGCTAGAAGATTAGGGACATTTAAAAAGTACATGGTCGGCCGAAGCAGTGAAGCAACTTATGCAGATGCATTTGAGAAGCAGGAGGCTATCATTCGATTTCTTGGGGTCTGTGATCCTACTGGAGAG AATCTCCTAAAGAGTCAAAAACAAGCAGCAGCAAAACACTGTAACTGCACAATTGCTGATGTTGAAAATGCACTGTCAAAGTTCACTTGGGCCAAAGAAGCTCAGAAGAAAATTGAGAAGTTGAAAGCAGAAGGGAAGCCACTGCCTACGAGTATGGCTGAG GTACAAAAGCTGATGGGATCAACCCCACTGGATCTTGCTCAGTCGAACTTGGCTAAGAGTGGAGCAATAAGCAGAAACGCACTCTGCCCTTGTGGTTCTAAAAAAAGATACAAACG GTGTTGCGGAAAGGATTGA